From a region of the Odontesthes bonariensis isolate fOdoBon6 chromosome 4, fOdoBon6.hap1, whole genome shotgun sequence genome:
- the ndufb7 gene encoding NADH dehydrogenase [ubiquinone] 1 beta subcomplex subunit 7 yields MGAHLARRYVTETGTEPDPAKKFEFDPDLGFGERKEREMLATQEQMNLAQVPLEQRDYCAHYLMKLMKCKRDNWPNFLACKHERHDWDYCEHQDYVMRMKEYERERRLQLRKKRIEAQAEAA; encoded by the exons ATGGGAGCCCACCTCGCCAGACGGTATGTCACCGAAACGGGCACCGAACCGGACCCAGCGAAGAAATTTGAGTTCGACCCCGACTTAGGCTTCggagagaggaaggagagag aGATGTTGGCGACTCAGGAGCAGATGAACTTGGCCCAGGTGCCTTTGGAGCAGAGGGACTACTGTGCCCATTACCTAATGAAACTTATGAAGTGTAAGAGGGACAACTGGCCCAACTTCCTGGCCTGCAAGCATGAGAGACACGACTGGGACTACTGTGAACACCAGGA CTATGTGATGCGCATGAAAGAGTACGAGAGGGAGAGGAGGCTccagctgaggaagaagagaatCGAAGCTCAGGCTGAAGCTGCATGA
- the LOC142378849 gene encoding transitional endoplasmic reticulum ATPase-like translates to MPGSGGADPKGEDFSTAILKQKHRPNRLIVDEALSEDSSIVSLSQSKTEELQLFRGDTVVLKGRKRRQNVCIVLTDDTCGHERIRMNRVTRNNLRVRLGDVISIHACPDIKYGKKIHVLPIDDTIEGLTGNLFDVFLKPYFLEAYRPVHIGDIFLVRGSMRAVEFKVVETDPSPHCIVAPDTVIYCEGQPIKREDEEESLNDIGYDDIGGCRKQLAQIKEMVELPLRHPGLFKAIGVKPPRGILLYGPAGTGKTLVARAVANETGAFFFLINGPEIMSKLAGESESNLRKAFEEAENNAPAIIFIDELDAIAPKREKTHGEVERRIVSQLLTLMDGLKQRAHVVVMAATNRPNSVDPALRRFGRFDREIDIGIPDSTGRLEIVQIHTKNMKLADDVDLEKIATETHGHVGADVAALCSEAALQAIRKKMTLIDLEDETIDADLLNSLAVTMDDFQWALSQSNPSALRETVVEVPQVNWEDIGGLNEVKRELQELVQYPVEYPDKFLKFGMTPSRGVLFYGPPGCGKTLLAKAIANECQANFVSIKGPEMLTMWFGESEANVRDVFDKARQAAPCILFFDELDSIAKSRGGGAGDAGGAADRVINQILTEMDGMSDKKNVFIIGATNRPDIIDPAILRPGRLDQLIYIPLPDKPSRTAILKANLRKSPIARDVDLEFLSGITEGFSGADLTEICQRACKLAIREAIEAEIKAERQRQSRPGIPMDEEFDPVPEIRKDHFEEAMRFARRSVSDNDIRKYEMFAQTLQQSRGFGNFRFPSATGTRSGSEGSGSGSGRPGLHREQGDEDLYQ, encoded by the exons ATGCCAGGCTCAGGAGGAGCAGA CCCAAAGGGAGAAGATTTCTCCACTGCCATCCTGAAGCAGAAACACCGACCAAACAGACTGATTGTGGACGAAGCCCTCAGTGAAGACAGCAGCATCGTCAGCctgtctcag AGTAAAAcagaggagctgcagctctTTCGTGGGGACACGGTGGTGTTGAAAGGACGAAAGCGGCGGCAAAACGTGTGCATCGTGCTCACTGATGACACCTGTGGGCATGAGAGGATTCGAATGAACCGAGTGACGCGCAACAACTTACGTGTCCGGCTTGGTGATGTCATTAG TATTCATGCCTGCCCTGATATCAAGTATGGGAAAAAGATCCATGTTCTCCCCATCGATGACACCATTGAGGGCCTCACAGGGAACCTTTTTGATGTTTTCCTCAAACCATACTTCCTGGAGGCTTACCGGCCGGTACACATAG GTGACATCTTCCTGGTGAGGGGGAGCATGCGGGCGGTAGAGTTCAAGGTGGTGGAGACAGACCCTAGCCCTCACTGTATCGTTGCCCCGGACACTGTGATCTACTGTGAAGGACAGCCAATCAAAAGAGAG GATGAAGAGGAGAGTCTTAACGACATCGGTTACGACGACATCGGAGGCTGTCGGAAACAGCTGGCTCAGATCAAAGAGATGGTGGAACTTCCTCTCAGACACCCAGGACTCTTCAAAGCTATTGGAGTGAAG CCTCCCAGAGGCATCCTCCTGTACGGTCCTGCAGGTACAGGGAAGACCTTGGTGGCCCGAGCTGTAGCCAATGAAACTGGTgccttcttcttcctcatcaaTG GTCCGGAGATCATGAGTAAGCTGGCTGGAGAGTCCGAAAGCAACCTAAGAAAGGCGTTCGAGGAAGCAGAAAACAATGCTCCAGCCATCATTTTCATTGACGAACTTGATGCCATTGCTCCCAAGAGAGAGAAG ACGCACGGTGAAGTGGAGAGGCGTATAGTGTCGCAGCTTCTGACCCTGATGGATGGCTTGAAGCAAAGGGCTCATGTGGTTGTCATGGCAGCAACAAACCGACCGAACAGTGTGGACCCCGCTCTGAGACGCTTTG GCAGGTTTGACCGTGAGATTGACATTGGAATCCCAGATTCGACAGGTAGGCTGGAGATCGTGCAGATCCACACCAAAAACATGAAACTGGCCGATGACGTCGACCTGGAGAAG ATCGCCACAGAGACCCATGGTCACGTGGGTGCCGACGTCGCTGCTCTGTgctcagaggctgctctgcaagCCATCCGCAAAAAGATGACACTCATAGATCTGGAGGATGAAACCATCGACGCTGACCTGCTCAACTCACTGGCTGTCACCATGGATGACTTCCAA TGGGCTTTGAGTCAGAGCAACCCATCAGCTTTAAGAGAGACGGTTGTAGAGGTGCCTCAAGTCAACTGGGAAGACATCGGAGGCCTGAACGAGGTCAAGAGAGAACTTCAAGAGCTTGTTCAG TATCCCGTCGAGTATCCTGACAAGTTCCTTAAGTTTGGGATGACTCCGTCTCGTGGGGTGCTGTTCTACGGCCCTCCAGGCTGCGGGAAAACCCTCCTGGCGAAGGCAATCGCCAATGAGTGCCAAGCAAACTTTGTCTCCATCAAAGGACCTGAGATGCTCACCATGTGGTTTGGAGAGTCAGAGGCCAATGTCAGAGACGTGTTTGACAAG GCCAGACAGGCAGCCCCCTGCATCTTGTTTTTTGACGAGCTAGACTCCATCGCCAAATCTAGAGGGGGTGGGGCGGGCGACGCAGGTGGTGCAGCTGACAGAGTCATCAACCAGATACTCACTGAGATGGACGGCATGTCCGACAAAAAGAACGTTTTTATCATCGGTGCAACAAACAG ACCGGACATCATAGACCCAGCCATCCTGCGGCCGGGTCGTCTGGACCAGCTCATCTACATCCCGCTGCCTGACAAACCCTCCCGTACAGCAATTCTAAAAGCAAACCTACGCAAGTCTCCTATTGCAAGA GATGTGGACCTGGAATTCCTGTCTGGCATCACAGAGGGTTTCTCCGGAGCCGACCTGACAGAGATCTGTCAGCGAGCTTGTAAGCTGGCCATCCGCGAGGCCATTGAGGCCGAGATCAAGGCAGAGCGTCAGAGACAGAGCAGACCAGGAATCCCCATG GATGAGGAATTTGATCCGGTCCCAGAGATCAGGAAGGACCACTTTGAGGAGGCGATGCGTTTTGCTCGTCGCTCTGTCAGTGACAATGACATCCGCAAATATGAGATGTTTGCTCAAACTCTGCAGCAGAGCCGGGGTTTTGGAAACTTCAG GTTTCCCTCTGCTACTGGGACCCGGTCTGGAAGTGAAGGGTCAGGCTCTGGCTCAGGCAGGCCGGGCCTGCACAGAGAGCAAGGTGATGAGGATCTCTATCAGTGA